In Deltaproteobacteria bacterium, a genomic segment contains:
- a CDS encoding LamG domain-containing protein encodes MGFFVKAWNQVTARTSINPTVWNHIVGTYDGSRVRIYVNGIEGTAAPFAGPLFHGGSLLLGRLPGSGNRQNIDEVQFFNPALSSTEVQSLYIGSSPPADTAPPVRTNASPTGTLVAGTTQTTLTLSTNESATCRYGTTAGTSYAALPNVFSTTGSASHQVTVSALQNGQNYTFYVRCQDSTGNANPDDFLLAFAVASPPPADTTPPVRSNASPTGTLAAGTTQTTLTLSTNESATCRYSTTAGTSYTALPNAFATTSGVLHSVTVSALENGQSYYFYVRCQDSSGNANPNDFLLAFAVAAEPVFNQHLRGYWKFDEGTGTTVADASGNGYGGAPSSATGWTTGKVGMALAASASATVARSVAFEPSQLTFAL; translated from the coding sequence ATCGGCTTCTTTGTCAAAGCCTGGAACCAAGTGACTGCCCGCACCAGTATAAACCCCACGGTATGGAACCATATCGTCGGCACCTATGACGGAAGTCGAGTGCGCATCTATGTCAATGGCATCGAAGGCACCGCCGCGCCTTTTGCCGGGCCACTCTTTCATGGGGGTTCACTGCTGCTGGGCCGACTGCCGGGCAGCGGCAATCGGCAAAACATCGATGAAGTACAATTCTTCAATCCTGCGCTGTCGAGTACAGAAGTCCAGTCACTCTATATCGGCTCCTCACCGCCTGCGGATACCGCTCCACCAGTCCGTACCAATGCTTCACCTACGGGAACTCTGGTCGCTGGCACGACTCAGACCACGCTGACGCTGAGCACGAATGAAAGCGCCACGTGCCGCTATGGCACCACAGCCGGAACGAGTTACGCAGCCTTGCCCAATGTTTTTTCTACTACTGGTAGCGCATCGCACCAGGTCACTGTCAGTGCGCTCCAGAACGGTCAGAATTATACGTTCTACGTGCGCTGTCAGGATAGTACTGGCAATGCCAACCCTGATGACTTCCTGTTAGCTTTTGCAGTCGCTTCTCCTCCCCCTGCAGATACGACCCCGCCAGTCCGGTCCAATGCTTCGCCCACAGGGACCCTTGCCGCCGGCACGACTCAGACCACGCTGACGCTGAGCACGAATGAAAGCGCCACCTGTCGCTATAGCACTACAGCCGGAACGAGTTACACGGCCTTGCCCAACGCCTTTGCTACCACCAGCGGAGTGTTGCACAGTGTCACAGTGAGTGCACTGGAGAACGGCCAGAGCTACTACTTCTATGTTCGGTGTCAGGATAGTAGCGGCAACGCCAACCCGAACGACTTCCTCCTGGCCTTCGCGGTCGCCGCAGAGCCGGTGTTCAATCAGCATCTGCGTGGCTACTGGAAGTTTGATGAAGGAACAGGAACTACGGTAGCGGATGCGTCAGGCAATGGTTATGGAGGCGCGCCGTCTAGTGCGACGGGGTGGACGACCGGTAAAGTAGGCATGGCGCTGGCAGCCAGCGCCAGCGCGACGGTTGCCCGTAGTGTCGCGTTTGAACCGTCGCAATTGACATTTGCGTTGTGA